The following are from one region of the Halosolutus amylolyticus genome:
- a CDS encoding succinylglutamate desuccinylase/aspartoacylase domain-containing protein produces MRVAQLGSGTPELAVVAGVHGDEPCGVRAVERLLDERPTVERPVKLVVANEAALERRVRFVDEDLNRAFPGDPDAKTHEGQLAHRLVEELEDCLTFSMHSTQSHAEPFAIVNEISETATEICPQLPVAAMVETSNFAEGRLFSEIDTVEVECGLQGSETAAENADRLTRAFLTAVDALPGDTVSRDLPVFRLTDVIRKEQADTYEVFVDNFTEVEPGNPFAAADGETQVAEEPFYPVLMSPNGYQDVFGYAAEKVDVLQTQTAAD; encoded by the coding sequence ATGAGAGTCGCCCAGCTCGGGTCGGGGACGCCGGAACTCGCGGTCGTCGCGGGCGTGCACGGGGACGAGCCCTGCGGCGTCCGCGCCGTCGAGCGACTGCTTGACGAGCGCCCGACCGTCGAACGACCCGTCAAACTCGTCGTCGCCAACGAGGCGGCGCTCGAGCGACGGGTTCGCTTCGTCGACGAGGACCTGAACCGCGCGTTCCCCGGCGATCCGGACGCGAAGACCCACGAGGGACAGCTCGCCCACCGGCTGGTCGAGGAACTCGAGGACTGTCTCACCTTCTCGATGCACTCGACACAGAGCCACGCCGAGCCGTTCGCGATCGTCAACGAGATCAGCGAGACGGCGACTGAGATCTGTCCACAGCTTCCCGTGGCCGCGATGGTCGAGACGAGCAACTTCGCGGAGGGGCGGCTCTTCTCCGAGATCGACACGGTCGAGGTCGAGTGTGGGCTGCAGGGCTCGGAGACGGCCGCCGAGAACGCCGATCGGCTGACGCGGGCGTTCCTGACGGCCGTCGACGCGTTGCCGGGTGACACCGTCTCCCGCGATCTCCCGGTGTTCCGGCTCACGGACGTCATCCGCAAGGAGCAGGCGGACACCTACGAGGTGTTCGTCGATAATTTCACGGAGGTCGAGCCGGGGAACCCGTTCGCGGCCGCCGACGGCGAGACGCAGGTCGCCGAGGAGCCGTTCTACCCGGTTCTCATGTCGCCCAACGGCTACCAGGACGTCTTCGGGTACGCCGCCGAGAAGGTCGACGTCCTGCAGACACAGACGGCGGCCGACTGA
- a CDS encoding DUF7110 family protein translates to MSTEESRHVYRLHSTLELPLEDLREHVEGAQFPEGITDVEITRRNNTLILKAVAEDDSVSKYTPTAQLKASVTENRVYEEDPDERRNSFRWDEEEEEEIESELVEFAAFKGDRETVLQNSLLQYEMFLVLCGIAEAAEKGTLTAISERGGDLEATRIVEGEPRPADIEVVEGPRDSGSGQGGVNWRDNKFISD, encoded by the coding sequence ATGTCAACAGAGGAATCCAGACACGTATATCGGCTGCACTCGACCCTCGAACTGCCACTCGAAGACCTTCGCGAGCACGTCGAGGGCGCCCAGTTCCCGGAGGGGATCACCGACGTAGAGATCACGCGGCGAAACAACACGCTCATTCTCAAGGCCGTCGCGGAAGACGATTCCGTCAGCAAGTACACGCCGACGGCCCAGCTCAAGGCGAGCGTCACCGAGAACCGGGTCTACGAGGAAGACCCGGACGAGCGCCGCAACTCCTTCCGCTGGGACGAAGAAGAGGAAGAGGAGATCGAGTCGGAACTCGTCGAGTTCGCCGCGTTCAAGGGCGATCGCGAGACCGTCCTGCAGAACTCCTTGCTCCAGTACGAAATGTTCCTCGTCCTCTGTGGGATCGCGGAGGCGGCCGAGAAAGGCACGCTGACGGCAATCTCCGAGCGCGGCGGCGACCTGGAGGCGACGCGGATCGTCGAGGGCGAACCCCGACCGGCGGACATCGAAGTCGTGGAAGGGCCACGAGACTCGGGCTCCGGGCAGGGCGGCGTCAACTGGCGGGACAACAAGTTCATTTCGGACTGA
- a CDS encoding glutaredoxin family protein — MDFPPNQGLDQDEVDEHVEETIADNEVVLFMKGTELMPQCGYSRRALGLIDQYRDEYETVDVLESLDEYRAALEDHSGWETIPQTFVDGEFVGGSDVLAELDERGELADTLGVEQ; from the coding sequence ATGGACTTCCCACCGAACCAGGGACTCGATCAGGACGAGGTCGACGAACACGTCGAAGAAACGATCGCCGACAACGAGGTCGTCCTCTTCATGAAGGGGACCGAACTCATGCCCCAGTGTGGGTACTCCCGTCGCGCGCTCGGACTGATCGACCAGTACCGCGACGAGTACGAGACGGTCGACGTCCTCGAGTCGCTCGACGAGTACCGCGCCGCGCTCGAGGACCACAGCGGGTGGGAGACGATCCCACAGACGTTCGTCGACGGGGAGTTCGTGGGCGGATCGGACGTCCTCGCCGAACTCGATGAACGTGGTGAACTGGCCGATACACTCGGTGTCGAGCAATAA
- a CDS encoding inositol monophosphatase family protein, translating to MNDADDARRRAEVAVRAARAGAEVASDAFRSGIAVETKDGKTDVVTQADRDAQTTVVEVLRETYPDDPIVGEEADTLKAVPETGPAWIVDPIDGTNNYVDGIRAFGTAVATVVDGEPIAGASVFPELGDTYRVGPEGAFRNDDPLSVTDRADPETATVCPTFWWDYDERDQYAAATGAIVERFADLRRFGCAQLELAMVAAGALDGAVTNLVMNPWDSVAGVQLIREAGGTVTDLEGDRWRHDSTGLVASNGEIHDDVLAVAREAAALE from the coding sequence ATGAACGATGCTGACGACGCGCGCCGGCGGGCCGAGGTCGCCGTCCGCGCAGCCAGGGCGGGTGCAGAGGTCGCTTCGGACGCCTTCCGATCGGGGATCGCCGTCGAGACGAAAGACGGGAAGACCGACGTCGTCACGCAGGCCGACCGGGACGCCCAGACGACCGTCGTCGAGGTCCTCCGGGAGACGTATCCGGACGACCCGATCGTCGGCGAAGAGGCGGACACGCTGAAAGCGGTGCCCGAAACGGGGCCGGCGTGGATCGTCGATCCGATCGACGGGACGAACAACTACGTCGACGGCATCCGGGCGTTCGGAACCGCGGTTGCGACGGTCGTCGACGGCGAACCGATCGCCGGGGCGTCCGTCTTCCCCGAACTCGGGGACACGTACCGCGTCGGACCCGAGGGCGCGTTCCGCAACGACGACCCGCTGTCGGTCACCGACCGGGCGGATCCTGAGACCGCCACCGTCTGTCCGACGTTCTGGTGGGACTACGACGAACGCGACCAGTACGCCGCCGCGACGGGGGCGATCGTCGAGCGGTTTGCTGACCTGCGCCGGTTCGGCTGTGCACAACTCGAACTCGCGATGGTCGCCGCCGGCGCGCTCGACGGCGCCGTCACGAACCTCGTGATGAACCCGTGGGACTCCGTCGCCGGCGTCCAGCTGATCCGCGAGGCGGGCGGCACCGTCACCGACCTCGAGGGCGATCGCTGGCGACACGACAGCACGGGCCTCGTGGCCTCGAACGGCGAGATCCACGACGACGTGCTGGCGGTCGCCCGTGAGGCCGCGGCCCTCGAGTAA
- a CDS encoding fibrillarin-like rRNA/tRNA 2'-O-methyltransferase, producing MTEPTLPAGVERHEFDGSTRLATRGEPVYGEPTDGEWRAWDPHRSKLGAMLELGMDTGLAGGETVLYLGAASGTTVSHVADFAGPTYAVEFAARPARDLLEAAESRPWLFPLLEDARKPETYAHVVEADVDVVVQDVATRGQARVALENARFLADDGRLLLAVKARSEDVTRDPEAVFDDVRAELADGYELLEDRRLDDYHTDHLGVVARPR from the coding sequence ATGACTGAACCGACGCTCCCGGCCGGCGTCGAACGGCACGAGTTCGACGGGTCGACTCGACTCGCGACCCGCGGGGAACCGGTCTACGGCGAGCCGACGGACGGCGAGTGGCGGGCGTGGGACCCGCACCGATCGAAACTCGGGGCGATGCTCGAACTCGGCATGGACACCGGCCTCGCGGGCGGCGAGACGGTGCTGTACCTCGGCGCGGCCAGCGGGACGACGGTGAGCCACGTCGCCGACTTCGCCGGCCCGACGTACGCCGTCGAGTTCGCCGCGCGGCCCGCACGGGATCTACTCGAGGCCGCCGAGAGCCGTCCGTGGCTGTTCCCGTTGCTCGAGGACGCCCGGAAACCCGAAACCTACGCCCACGTCGTCGAGGCGGACGTCGACGTCGTCGTCCAGGACGTCGCGACCCGGGGACAGGCCCGCGTGGCCCTCGAGAACGCGCGATTCCTCGCGGACGACGGGCGTCTGCTCCTCGCGGTCAAGGCGCGAAGCGAGGACGTCACCCGCGACCCCGAGGCCGTCTTCGACGACGTCCGCGCGGAACTCGCGGACGGCTACGAACTGCTCGAGGACCGACGACTCGACGACTACCACACCGATCACCTCGGCGTCGTCGCTCGGCCGCGGTGA
- a CDS encoding DUF63 family protein has product MDEYIERYGAERVWAATVVLLAAGVALAAAVFPQRVYVDLIWQYYWGPVVADAHGWSCVAWNDGTPVECGPETTGPTAAPGYTFVSYAGYVPTLILMSIGVIFLIQRLEIERYRAGFYGLFPFFLFGGALRVVEDANVAAYRATGELPVDLPWNGFLISPLIYFTVFAITVVAVTLSVWLDRNDYVSGYEYPLFAIGAGLLTATVGYLGYTAATAEYATFYPLLALATLGGATVATAITWVAIDRFAPELNRGTRYMGIVVIWAHAVDGVANVIGLDYATYFGLPSNLVPKHPINAAIVDTAGAAWPFLLVKLAAAVLVVWLFNEEFFEESPRYAYLFMIIVVAVGLGPGTRDMLRATFGV; this is encoded by the coding sequence ATGGACGAGTATATCGAGCGGTACGGGGCCGAGAGAGTCTGGGCCGCGACCGTCGTACTCCTCGCCGCCGGGGTGGCACTCGCCGCGGCAGTGTTCCCCCAGCGCGTCTACGTCGATCTCATCTGGCAGTACTACTGGGGGCCAGTCGTCGCCGACGCCCACGGCTGGAGTTGCGTCGCGTGGAACGACGGCACGCCGGTCGAGTGTGGTCCGGAGACGACCGGGCCGACCGCCGCACCCGGCTACACGTTCGTCTCCTACGCCGGCTACGTCCCGACGCTGATCCTCATGTCGATCGGGGTCATCTTCCTGATCCAGCGCCTCGAGATCGAGCGCTACCGGGCGGGCTTCTACGGACTCTTCCCGTTCTTCCTGTTCGGCGGCGCGCTCCGGGTCGTCGAGGACGCGAACGTCGCGGCCTATCGGGCGACCGGCGAACTCCCGGTCGATCTCCCGTGGAACGGCTTCCTGATCAGCCCGCTGATCTACTTCACCGTCTTCGCCATCACGGTGGTCGCGGTGACCCTCTCCGTCTGGCTCGACCGGAACGACTACGTCTCGGGCTACGAGTACCCGCTGTTCGCGATCGGGGCCGGACTCCTGACAGCCACGGTCGGCTACCTGGGCTACACGGCGGCGACGGCCGAGTACGCGACGTTCTATCCGTTGCTCGCGCTCGCCACGCTCGGCGGAGCGACGGTCGCGACGGCGATCACCTGGGTCGCGATCGATCGGTTCGCCCCCGAACTGAACCGGGGGACGCGCTACATGGGGATCGTCGTCATCTGGGCCCACGCGGTCGACGGCGTCGCGAACGTGATCGGACTGGACTACGCGACCTACTTCGGTCTCCCGTCGAACCTGGTGCCGAAACACCCGATCAACGCGGCGATCGTCGACACCGCAGGCGCGGCGTGGCCGTTCCTGCTCGTCAAACTCGCCGCTGCGGTCCTCGTCGTCTGGCTGTTCAACGAGGAGTTCTTCGAGGAGAGTCCCCGCTACGCCTACCTGTTCATGATCATCGTCGTCGCGGTCGGGCTCGGGCCGGGTACCCGCGACATGCTCCGGGCGACGTTCGGGGTCTAG
- a CDS encoding DUF502 domain-containing protein, whose translation MSPTFSVKRWLIKGVAITVPLVVTLVVLSVVLNFVLNVLSPVVVAILYVWPTDPPTVVVQATTLLSLFATVLLIGIVADHTDGRRISQNVHAAIESIPGVSTVYASVRRASDLLLDDDTDQFQDVKLVEFPHENAHMLGFLTADTPPAIERCLDEDDLRTIMIPLGPNPTTNGFVLHVPADRVYDVDVSVEAAVRSIATLGVATGSVDDTEREASDRSRQAAPVNDP comes from the coding sequence ATGTCGCCGACGTTTTCCGTCAAGCGGTGGCTGATCAAGGGAGTCGCCATCACGGTCCCGCTCGTGGTCACGCTCGTCGTCCTCAGCGTCGTGTTGAATTTCGTGCTGAACGTCCTCTCGCCGGTCGTGGTCGCGATCCTCTACGTCTGGCCGACCGATCCGCCGACCGTCGTCGTCCAGGCGACGACGCTCCTGTCGCTGTTCGCGACGGTGCTACTGATCGGGATCGTGGCCGACCACACCGACGGCCGGCGAATCTCACAGAACGTCCACGCGGCGATCGAGTCGATCCCCGGGGTGAGCACGGTCTACGCCAGCGTCCGGCGGGCGAGCGACCTCCTCCTGGACGACGACACCGACCAGTTCCAGGACGTCAAACTCGTCGAGTTCCCCCACGAGAACGCGCACATGCTCGGGTTTCTCACCGCGGACACGCCGCCGGCGATCGAGCGCTGTCTCGACGAGGACGACCTGCGGACGATCATGATCCCGCTCGGCCCGAATCCGACGACGAACGGGTTCGTCCTCCACGTCCCCGCCGATCGCGTCTACGACGTCGACGTCTCGGTCGAAGCGGCGGTCAGGTCGATCGCGACCCTCGGGGTTGCGACGGGATCGGTCGACGACACCGAACGCGAGGCATCCGATCGCTCCCGGCAGGCCGCCCCCGTGAACGATCCGTGA
- a CDS encoding universal stress protein, whose amino-acid sequence MDDAIDATDFDDILVPTDGSKSAREGAKQAIRFAKRNGATLHVLYAMDMGDADYVAVPSDIAQTRNRLEKKGQTFVAEIEDLATDADVPCVTTVVSNTPVEAIREYVDENDIDLVVMGKRGRSDPDKPLIGSITNRVVGSLDVPVFTA is encoded by the coding sequence ATGGACGACGCAATCGACGCGACCGACTTCGACGACATCCTCGTCCCGACCGACGGCAGCAAATCGGCACGGGAGGGGGCGAAACAGGCTATCAGGTTCGCCAAGCGCAACGGGGCGACCCTGCACGTGCTCTACGCGATGGACATGGGTGACGCCGACTACGTCGCCGTTCCGAGCGATATCGCACAGACCCGGAACCGCCTCGAGAAGAAAGGCCAGACGTTCGTCGCCGAGATCGAAGACCTCGCCACGGACGCCGACGTGCCCTGCGTTACGACGGTCGTGTCGAATACGCCCGTCGAGGCCATCCGCGAGTACGTCGACGAGAACGACATCGATCTCGTGGTGATGGGCAAACGAGGGCGCTCCGACCCCGACAAGCCGCTCATCGGCTCGATCACGAACCGGGTGGTCGGCTCGCTCGACGTCCCCGTGTTCACTGCCTGA
- a CDS encoding arsenic resistance protein: MIRRALLGIKQNLLYVVVASLALGLLAGQVFDAGTKHLLQGAITPVLFLMVYPMMINIDLKEVLNVRDHLAPVALSLAINFAVAPAIAVVLARLFFAGNPAYAVGLYLIALIPTSGMTAAWTGLADGDLEAALVAMAANLLTAVVVLPAYLSLLVGDGVAFEPGALYRQMALFVVVPMVAGNVTRRLVLRTQGPSGFERLKPLFGGASSLGVMAIVFIAMTMRSEAILSDPIGSAITIVPLVLFYAVLLVVGVAVGRTLVAPAQGIALIYATSMRNLSIAVAIAVASETLPTEAILPIALAYLLQPPLGVVYMHYRRDVVAEGRAVDEVVRSLV; this comes from the coding sequence ATGATCAGGCGCGCGCTCCTGGGGATCAAGCAAAACCTGCTCTACGTGGTCGTCGCGTCGCTCGCGCTCGGACTCCTCGCCGGACAGGTGTTCGACGCGGGGACCAAGCACCTCCTCCAGGGGGCGATCACCCCGGTGCTGTTCCTGATGGTCTATCCGATGATGATCAACATCGACCTCAAGGAGGTGCTCAACGTTCGCGACCACCTCGCTCCGGTCGCGCTCAGTCTGGCGATCAACTTCGCGGTGGCGCCCGCGATCGCTGTCGTCCTTGCACGGCTGTTTTTCGCCGGCAACCCGGCCTACGCCGTCGGTCTCTATCTCATCGCCCTCATCCCGACGTCCGGGATGACGGCCGCCTGGACGGGACTGGCCGACGGCGACCTGGAGGCCGCGCTGGTGGCGATGGCCGCGAATCTGCTCACCGCGGTCGTCGTTCTCCCGGCGTACCTCTCCCTGCTCGTGGGCGACGGCGTCGCCTTCGAACCCGGTGCGCTCTATCGACAGATGGCCCTGTTCGTCGTCGTCCCGATGGTCGCGGGCAACGTCACGCGGCGACTCGTCTTGCGGACGCAGGGCCCGAGCGGCTTCGAGCGGTTGAAACCGCTGTTCGGCGGCGCGAGTTCCCTCGGCGTGATGGCGATCGTGTTCATCGCCATGACGATGCGAAGCGAGGCGATCCTCTCGGATCCGATCGGATCGGCGATCACGATCGTTCCGCTCGTCCTCTTCTATGCCGTCCTGCTCGTCGTCGGCGTGGCCGTCGGCCGGACGCTGGTGGCGCCCGCACAGGGGATCGCACTGATCTACGCGACGAGCATGCGCAACCTCTCGATCGCCGTCGCCATCGCCGTGGCGTCGGAGACGCTCCCGACCGAGGCGATCCTGCCGATCGCGCTCGCGTACCTGCTCCAGCCGCCGCTCGGAGTCGTCTACATGCACTACCGTCGCGACGTGGTCGCCGAGGGGCGCGCCGTCGACGAGGTCGTGCGGTCGCTGGTGTGA
- a CDS encoding NOP5/NOP56 family protein, which yields MSDNAPAAEGWFAGLAAADLDAASDAIAEGAAREPQAWPGLAVEAGFAEDEDDYYDRLHEATMAATRSAVEAEERADDRQLVHAVRAMDDCTRTANELAERLAEWAGTIDPDAGTGVEYARELADRETDLEGDPGQVRSLAERVAGLADEADDLREFVERQTPTVAPNLAALAGPVLAARLISLAGGLEDLAKKPSGTVQILGAEDALFAHLRGHAPSPKHGIIYTHDAVRGTHPENRGSAARAVAGKLAIAARIDHYSGEVNPELEAELADRIETIQARTTGEEDDD from the coding sequence ATGAGTGACAACGCACCCGCGGCCGAGGGCTGGTTCGCGGGGCTCGCGGCGGCCGATCTCGACGCCGCCAGCGACGCGATCGCCGAGGGAGCGGCTCGAGAACCGCAGGCGTGGCCGGGACTGGCCGTCGAGGCGGGATTCGCCGAGGACGAGGACGACTACTACGATCGGCTCCACGAGGCGACGATGGCCGCGACCCGGTCGGCCGTCGAAGCCGAGGAACGGGCCGACGACCGGCAACTCGTCCATGCCGTGCGGGCGATGGACGACTGTACGCGGACGGCGAACGAACTCGCCGAGCGACTCGCCGAGTGGGCCGGCACGATCGATCCCGACGCAGGCACCGGGGTCGAGTACGCCCGCGAACTGGCCGATCGGGAGACCGACCTGGAGGGCGATCCTGGTCAGGTTCGATCGCTGGCCGAGCGCGTCGCGGGCCTCGCCGACGAGGCCGACGACCTGCGGGAGTTCGTCGAACGCCAGACGCCGACGGTCGCGCCGAACCTCGCCGCGCTCGCGGGGCCGGTGCTCGCGGCCCGGCTGATCTCGCTCGCCGGCGGACTCGAGGACCTGGCGAAGAAGCCGAGCGGCACGGTTCAGATCCTGGGTGCCGAGGACGCGCTGTTCGCCCACCTCCGGGGACACGCCCCCTCGCCCAAGCACGGGATCATCTACACCCACGACGCGGTCCGTGGAACCCACCCGGAGAACCGGGGCTCGGCCGCCCGTGCGGTCGCCGGCAAACTCGCGATCGCGGCCCGGATCGACCACTACTCGGGCGAGGTGAATCCCGAACTCGAGGCCGAACTGGCCGATCGGATCGAGACGATCCAGGCCCGGACGACGGGGGAGGAGGACGATGACTGA
- a CDS encoding OsmC family protein, which produces MTDIDLTTTNEDGFDTRSAIGDFTVAVDPMNETGPNPNELLVADYASCFLPAVRLGARKNGIDDLGKMEIAAEADLDDHDNLEAIRFTLYVEAALDDPDELATIGEQHCHIHTTLRDGLHADVTVVDDAY; this is translated from the coding sequence ATGACAGACATCGACCTCACGACCACCAACGAGGACGGGTTCGACACGAGAAGCGCCATCGGTGATTTCACGGTCGCCGTCGACCCCATGAACGAAACGGGACCGAACCCGAACGAACTACTCGTCGCCGACTACGCGTCGTGTTTCCTCCCTGCGGTTCGGTTGGGTGCCCGCAAGAACGGGATCGACGATCTCGGCAAGATGGAGATCGCCGCCGAAGCGGACCTCGACGACCACGACAACCTCGAAGCGATCCGGTTCACGCTGTACGTCGAGGCCGCGCTCGACGACCCCGACGAACTCGCCACCATCGGCGAGCAGCATTGCCATATCCATACAACACTACGGGACGGCCTCCACGCCGACGTAACAGTCGTCGACGACGCGTACTGA
- a CDS encoding PQQ-dependent sugar dehydrogenase gives MQSPPRRQYLLAIGASVATAGCLGRLLGDDLELATPENVPPDDWEQPDWEPPREAPVEGDVSATTVVSDLEIPWDLAFAGDDAFVTERDGGVTRFATDALSGEADLTPADGETVLDGDDLPDRAAPGEGGTLGVAVHPDYPDPADLFVYYTAETGDLSNHVVRYDRDGDDLEPIVEGIPGASIHNGGRIAFGPEGDLWVLTGDAEDPAATQDPGSLAGAVLRTTPDGESVAATPDWGADGDSRTYTLGHRNPQGIDFTPEGTPIVAEHGPQARDEISVLRPGGNYGWDVVRGGPDDPEYGNYDEYDAASPPIVNTGETTWAPSGLSFYADDAIGNWQYRLFAAGLGSNALYAVSLFADDPPAIESGVTFDASWLDDRFTAIAHSLFDGTYGRLRHVEPGPDGSLFLLTSNRDGRASGAFPRPGDDRIVRLEPA, from the coding sequence ATGCAATCGCCACCCCGCCGGCAGTACCTCCTCGCGATCGGGGCGAGCGTCGCGACCGCTGGCTGTCTCGGCCGACTGCTGGGCGACGACCTCGAACTGGCGACGCCCGAGAACGTCCCCCCGGACGACTGGGAACAACCCGACTGGGAACCGCCGCGGGAGGCCCCGGTCGAAGGGGACGTCTCGGCGACGACCGTCGTCTCCGACCTCGAAATCCCGTGGGACCTCGCGTTCGCCGGGGACGACGCGTTCGTCACCGAACGCGACGGCGGTGTGACCCGGTTCGCGACCGACGCCCTGAGCGGCGAGGCTGACCTCACGCCGGCCGACGGAGAGACGGTCCTCGACGGTGACGACCTCCCCGATCGGGCCGCACCCGGCGAAGGCGGGACGCTCGGCGTCGCGGTACATCCCGATTATCCCGACCCGGCCGACCTGTTCGTCTACTACACTGCCGAGACCGGCGACCTCTCGAATCACGTCGTCCGCTACGATCGGGACGGCGACGACCTCGAGCCGATCGTCGAGGGAATCCCCGGCGCATCGATCCACAACGGCGGGCGGATCGCGTTCGGCCCCGAGGGAGACCTGTGGGTGCTCACGGGCGACGCGGAGGACCCTGCGGCGACACAGGATCCCGGGTCGCTCGCGGGTGCCGTGCTCCGGACGACGCCCGACGGGGAATCGGTGGCGGCGACCCCCGACTGGGGCGCGGACGGCGATTCACGGACGTACACGCTCGGGCACCGGAACCCGCAGGGGATCGACTTCACGCCCGAGGGAACGCCGATCGTGGCCGAACACGGCCCGCAGGCTCGCGACGAGATTTCGGTCCTCCGTCCGGGCGGGAACTACGGCTGGGACGTCGTCCGCGGCGGTCCGGACGACCCCGAGTACGGCAACTACGACGAGTACGACGCGGCGTCTCCGCCGATCGTCAACACCGGCGAGACGACGTGGGCACCGTCGGGGCTTTCGTTCTACGCCGACGACGCGATCGGGAACTGGCAGTACAGGCTCTTCGCCGCCGGGCTCGGGTCGAACGCGCTGTACGCCGTCTCGCTGTTCGCGGACGATCCCCCGGCGATCGAGTCGGGAGTCACGTTCGACGCGTCGTGGCTCGACGATCGGTTCACGGCGATCGCACACTCGCTCTTCGACGGTACGTACGGACGACTGCGCCACGTCGAACCGGGGCCCGACGGATCGCTGTTCCTGCTCACCTCGAACCGGGACGGCCGGGCGAGCGGGGCGTTTCCACGCCCCGGCGACGATCGGATCGTGAGACTCGAACCGGCCTGA
- a CDS encoding DUF7577 domain-containing protein has product MDDPGTYSIAGRLAMAGFVMIAPTLLFLGLVRGLERLRDDAFLAEWARKQGRNPDDIANDDVLAALARGAGIEADESNAGRCPACGSSNRSDVTYCGECLARLS; this is encoded by the coding sequence ATGGACGATCCGGGGACCTACTCGATCGCGGGCCGGCTCGCCATGGCCGGGTTCGTCATGATCGCACCGACGCTTCTCTTTCTGGGTCTGGTCCGCGGACTGGAACGGCTCCGGGACGACGCGTTCCTCGCGGAGTGGGCACGCAAACAGGGTCGGAATCCCGACGACATCGCGAACGACGACGTACTGGCCGCGCTCGCACGCGGTGCCGGAATCGAAGCGGACGAGTCGAACGCGGGCCGCTGTCCCGCCTGTGGCAGTTCGAATCGATCGGACGTAACCTACTGTGGGGAGTGTCTCGCCCGCCTGTCGTGA
- a CDS encoding DUF309 domain-containing protein yields the protein MDDHTRDPTVRAPAGNPTGWDADAGRWEHDTLRRAVVHGVRLFNSGAYHESHDCFEDEWYNYGRGTTESAFAHGMVQVAAGTYKRVDFENDDGMRSLFRTALQYFQGVPNDYYGVDVLEIRTTTTNALENPSRIDEWRIPLDGDRPTARQIDREYVRALEE from the coding sequence ATGGACGACCACACCCGCGACCCGACCGTCCGCGCGCCGGCCGGGAACCCGACCGGCTGGGACGCCGACGCGGGTCGCTGGGAGCACGACACCCTCCGGCGGGCGGTGGTCCACGGCGTTCGACTGTTCAATTCCGGCGCGTACCACGAATCACATGACTGTTTCGAGGACGAGTGGTACAACTACGGCCGCGGAACCACCGAGAGCGCCTTCGCTCACGGAATGGTACAGGTCGCCGCGGGGACGTACAAACGGGTCGATTTCGAGAACGACGACGGGATGCGATCGCTCTTCCGGACCGCCCTCCAGTACTTTCAGGGCGTTCCGAACGACTACTACGGTGTCGACGTCCTCGAGATCCGGACGACGACGACGAACGCCCTCGAAAATCCCTCGCGGATCGACGAGTGGCGGATTCCGCTCGACGGCGATCGGCCGACCGCGCGTCAGATCGATCGCGAGTACGTTCGGGCACTCGAGGAGTGA